CGCCACCTCGCCCCGCGCCTCGGTGACCAGCCCCGGCATCTCGCGATGGAACCAGCGCATGGGGTTGGCCGCCATCCGCCGGCGAAACCCGTCCTGCACCTCCAGGACCGGTCCGGGCACCGCGCCGAACGAGCCGTGGTTGCAGTGCGCCACCTCCGGGTCCAGAAGCCACAGGCGCCGGACGTCGTCCCAGTCATCGCCCCATATCGGGTTGCCGCTCATCGGCACCGCCTCTCATCGGCACGTAGCGTAGCGACGAGCGGTCGCTGCGTCTCGGGAAGGAGTTCGGTCTCCAAGTTGTGATCACGGCGGTGGGCTTGCGAGGCTGAGCACCGTGTGGCCGCCCACCGCTCTCGCACATCGCAGCCTGCTCGATCACCCACCGGGCTTTCGGCCGTTCCGGGACTTGGACCTCTTCGACCGGATCGGCGGTCAGCCGGTCATCGACGGTCTCGTCGACGGCCTGTACGACGGGCTCGAGAACGACGAACAGCTGCGTCCCCTCTTCCCCCGCGACCTCGCCGAGGGTCGGTCGATGCAGAAGCTCTTCTTCGGCGAGTGGCTCGGCGGCCCGGGTCGATACAGCGAGCAGACCTATGCAGGCCTCGCGCACCGCCACGACAGCGTTCCGATCACACCGGCACTCGCCGGCCGTTGGCTCGGGCACTTCCGGCGCGCGATGGAAGCCACCGTCACCGCGGAAAGCGATCGGCAGGAGATCTTTGCTCAGGTCCGCTCCTTGGCTCTGGCCCTCGTCACGGGCGCCGACGGCCAGCTGGCCTGGTGCGGGGTCGGCGCCCGAACCGTGAAGCAGGCAACCGATGTCGCTCGTCGCGGTGACGTCGCCGGCGTCGATGCGGCGCTGGTGGCGGCGCCACATCTCCTGCGTCCGACGTTCGCCGCGGCGATCATGCAGGCGGCCACGCTCGCCGGTCGCACCGAGGTCGTCCGTCTGCTCCTGGACAGGGGCATCGGGGTCGACCATCCCTTCTACCTTCCGGTGGGTGTAACCGGTCGGGCATTCGAGCGGGTGGTGTTCGTGACACCGCTCTGCGCAGCGCGGATGAAGCGGCGGTCTTCGGTCGAATCGCTACTCACGGCGGCAGGCGCGCATGAGGACGTCTTCACCTCGGCGTTTCTCGGCGATCTCCCCTCGCTGCAACGGATGCTCGCGGCCGATCCAGGGCTTGCCCAGGAGCCGGATCCGGCCGTCGACGTACTCGACGTCACGCCCGTGGACCATGCCGTCTCGGGCGGGCAGGTCGATGCGCTGCAGCTCATCCTCGACCACATCCCGCGTCCGCTCCCGTGCGGACTTCGGGCGTTGCGCGGTGCCGCGGAGAAGGGCAGTACGG
This genomic interval from Mycobacteriales bacterium contains the following:
- a CDS encoding ankyrin repeat domain-containing protein, which encodes MWPPTALAHRSLLDHPPGFRPFRDLDLFDRIGGQPVIDGLVDGLYDGLENDEQLRPLFPRDLAEGRSMQKLFFGEWLGGPGRYSEQTYAGLAHRHDSVPITPALAGRWLGHFRRAMEATVTAESDRQEIFAQVRSLALALVTGADGQLAWCGVGARTVKQATDVARRGDVAGVDAALVAAPHLLRPTFAAAIMQAATLAGRTEVVRLLLDRGIGVDHPFYLPVGVTGRAFERVVFVTPLCAARMKRRSSVESLLTAAGAHEDVFTSAFLGDLPSLQRMLAADPGLAQEPDPAVDVLDVTPVDHAVSGGQVDALQLILDHIPRPLPCGLRALRGAAEKGSTAMVASLLAHGADATRIGVGRWVMHPELAPLLASRGASIDSSGSWIGASCTGNQSRKDDPDYVLALLQYGAHADDRRTGDPSRTTGVEALNATALHYATKAGFLKTIEVLLDNGADPDARDGRGRTPLDWLDEATPSVQHAAVRRLFATQRRR